The Desulforegula conservatrix Mb1Pa genome segment CGATTGCTTCTAAAATTGCCTTTAAGTCAGTATTGCCGTCCTCAACCTTGATTACATGCCATCCATAAGCTTCAAAGCGTGCTCCGACATTTTCCGTAAAAGCAATGCTTGTGGGGCCTTCTATGGAGATTTTGTTATCATCATATATGCATATGAGCTTTCCAAGTCCGAGATGACCGGCAAGGGATGCGGCTTCTGAAGTTATCCCTTCCATCATGTCCCCGTCACCACACATTACATAGGTATGATGATTGACAATCTCAAAGCCAGGTTTGTTGTAAACAGCCGCAAGATGAGCCTCAGCCATTGCAAAACCCACTGCGTTGGCGACTCCCTGTCCAAGCGGTCCGGTTGTTGTTTCAACGCCTGATGTGTGACCGAATTCAGGATGACCAGGAGTTTTGCTGCCTATCTGCCTGAAGTTTTTAATATCATCGATGGAAACAGCGTATCCACAGAGATGAAGAAGGCTGTAAAGAAGCATGGACGCATGGCCGCCTGAAAGAACGAATCTGTCTCTGTCCAGCCATGCAGGATTTTTAGGGTTGTGCTTCATAATTTTTGACCAGAGAATATATCCGGCAGGAGCAAGTCCCATCGGTGCCCCGGGATGCCCAGAGTTTGCCTTTTGTATGGCATCCATTGAAAGGGTTCTTATGGTGTTGATGCAAAGTTCGTCCATACCCGGAGCTGCTTCGAAACTCATTTTTTTCTCCTTGAAAAAATCATGTCTGTCTTAATTGTTTTGTAACCGCTTATTTTATATTTTTCCCGCCTCCGGTGAGGCAGCGTAGGTCGGATTAGGACGCTTTTTGTCCGTAATCCGGCGCCAATATTTTAGAATTTGGATTTTTGATTGATGTAACCAGGCCAATATTTCAAAAATCGAAAATTATGTGCCCTAGTCGGATCGCCATTTTAAAAAAAGCTCCGCAAAAAACTCGCTTATAATGCCCTCATATACTCAGGCTTCAGCTTAACTTTTCCTGCCAGCGCTTCATTGATAAGTCTTAGAATTCTGTCCTTATCATCAGGCAGCTTCGCTCTTATTGGCAAATAATTGGATGCGTGGTTTGCATGAAAAAGACCGCCTGTCAAGTTCGTATTTGCGAACATTACTCCAAGTTCCTGGAGCATTTCGTTTGCGTCGATTACAGGAAATTTCCCATCCATATGATCTTTATAAAGAGAGGTGCCGGGAGTAAGCATCAGGCTTAATGCTCCGACAAAATCAGGATTCATTTCAGACAGAACCCTCCCTGTTTCCTTTGCGTGTATCATTGAACGCTCCCTGCCGCCAATGCCATTTAAAACAGTAACAGAAAGCTTTATTCCCGATGCCTTGATTTTTTTGCCCATTTCTATGAGGCGTTCAGGTGTGGCGCCTTTTTTGATATTCTCAAGTGTTACTGCGTCACCGGACTCTATGCCCATATATGCTATTGACAGGCCGTGTTCCCTGAGTTCCACTAGTTCCTCAGGAGTTTTCATGCTTATGCTTTTATGATTTGCGTAGGTTCCGATTCTTTCGAGCCATGGAAGTTTCTTTTTAATTTCATCGAGAATTGCAATGAGTCTTTTTTGTGGAATGATTAGAGCATCACCGTCGCAAAGAAAAAGTCTCCTGAATCCTTTATATAGTTTTGCGGCCTTTGCTATGTCCGCCATAATTACTTCGTCTTTTTTTATTGAGAATCTTTTTGCCTTGTACATCTCGCAGAAGGTGCATTTGTTGTGGGAGCATCCCACCGTAACCTGCAAGAGTATGCTGTCAGCCTCGCTCGGCGGCCTGAAAATCATACCCTGATAGTCTAATTCATCATAAGCCATATTTTACACTCCTTAAAATATTAAAAACAGAATCAGGCCAGTCCAGATGAGGTCTGGTTTAAGTCTGGTCAGACCCTGCATTTTACTAAAATTAGACATTTTCCAGAACAGTCAACCTTGACATTTTCAAAATGACTATAATCTTATGCCCGTAATTTTCAAATTAATTTACCAAATAAATTAAATAATTAAACATGGAGGTTAAGGCAAGGATGAAAAAGGAAGTTTT includes the following:
- a CDS encoding radical SAM protein; protein product: MAYDELDYQGMIFRPPSEADSILLQVTVGCSHNKCTFCEMYKAKRFSIKKDEVIMADIAKAAKLYKGFRRLFLCDGDALIIPQKRLIAILDEIKKKLPWLERIGTYANHKSISMKTPEELVELREHGLSIAYMGIESGDAVTLENIKKGATPERLIEMGKKIKASGIKLSVTVLNGIGGRERSMIHAKETGRVLSEMNPDFVGALSLMLTPGTSLYKDHMDGKFPVIDANEMLQELGVMFANTNLTGGLFHANHASNYLPIRAKLPDDKDRILRLINEALAGKVKLKPEYMRAL